One Cupriavidus necator N-1 DNA window includes the following coding sequences:
- a CDS encoding Bug family tripartite tricarboxylate transporter substrate binding protein — MKQSVRNLFAILPLAMASAAPALAADAYPSRPVRIVVNTGPGGLVDFTTRLVAQEMSMRLKQQVIVENRAGGDGMIGINVVKAAQADGYTLLASAGTMTYQQVLKKDAGYDVTKDFTGIGFLGKSPLLLVVAPDSPNKSAADFIRNAKANPNKLTYASAGVGTGTHIGAALYLQRAGLQLLHVPYKGNGPAMPDVMSGRVSMIFEAYGSGKGYLAGGKLRALGVSSATRVSTAPDIPTLAEQGVPGYSFYTWMGLVAPAGTPKEVVQKLSEALHAVYSNKALKERFKAEGIEDTYMSPAEFNAFMAKEVEDITRLSKEIKLEKQ, encoded by the coding sequence ATGAAGCAGTCTGTCAGGAACCTGTTCGCCATCCTGCCGCTGGCGATGGCAAGCGCAGCCCCCGCGCTCGCAGCGGATGCATATCCGAGCCGTCCTGTTCGCATTGTGGTGAACACCGGCCCCGGCGGGCTGGTGGATTTCACCACGCGCCTGGTCGCACAGGAAATGAGCATGCGACTGAAGCAGCAAGTCATCGTCGAGAACCGCGCTGGCGGAGACGGCATGATCGGCATCAACGTCGTCAAGGCGGCCCAGGCTGATGGCTACACGCTGCTCGCCTCGGCGGGAACCATGACGTACCAGCAAGTGCTGAAGAAAGACGCTGGTTATGACGTGACCAAGGACTTCACCGGCATCGGTTTCCTTGGCAAGTCGCCGCTTCTCCTCGTCGTGGCGCCGGACAGTCCCAACAAGAGCGCTGCGGATTTCATCAGAAATGCCAAGGCCAATCCAAACAAGCTCACTTACGCTTCGGCAGGCGTTGGCACGGGCACGCACATTGGCGCAGCGCTGTACCTGCAGAGGGCTGGCCTGCAACTTCTGCACGTTCCCTACAAGGGCAATGGCCCGGCCATGCCCGATGTGATGAGCGGGCGTGTCAGCATGATTTTCGAAGCCTACGGCAGCGGCAAGGGCTATCTGGCCGGTGGCAAGCTGAGGGCACTGGGCGTTTCGTCGGCGACCCGCGTCAGTACCGCGCCTGATATCCCGACCCTCGCCGAACAAGGCGTGCCCGGCTACAGCTTCTATACATGGATGGGCCTGGTGGCGCCGGCAGGCACCCCTAAGGAAGTCGTGCAGAAGCTTTCCGAAGCGCTGCATGCCGTGTATTCCAACAAGGCCCTCAAGGAGCGATTCAAGGCAGAAGGGATCGAGGACACCTATATGTCGCCAGCCGAGTTCAACGCCTTCATGGCCAAGGAAGTCGAGGACATCACCAGGCTGTCGAAGGAAATCAAGCTCGAGAAGCAATAG